The genome window AGAGGGTAGTGGGCGTTTCCAAATGTCAGCATCGAAAGTCTGCTGGGGGCCACGATGTCACAGGGCCAACCAATTACCAGAGGTCGCTGGTTTATTCTAACATGCAAAAGGGGAACTATCTTCTTCCTTTGCATTGCTATGGGTGGTGATGGGTATAAGTCTTAGAGGGGCACtctgtgtattattttctggttaAATTTAAGGCGCTCAAGTAGTAAGCTAATAAGCTTTTGACTTGTTCTACGGGCTCATGTTGAATAATAAGAGTACTACTGTTTTCAATTAGCCGATTCTTGCTCTTGTGAGATTGATCCATAATCGAACACTACACGAAGAATTTAATAATTCCTCTTAAAAACAGTTTCATCATTTGGGCCTCGAAACATTTCCTTACAGGCTAAAATGAACGAAAACTAGCACCGATGTAATATACTACGTAGGTGTTGTTTTATCAAAAGCTTTCAATAAgccataaaaaaactaataatgttTATAAGTGAAGGAATTATCAATGCGAGACCCACACTAAAAGCTTTCACAggaaaagcaaaaatggaatacTTCAGAAATTCTTCCTCAGAACTAAAGAGTTTCTCTGCTTCTTCACAAAAGCAGCCCCACTGATCAGAAAATGCATCTCAGACGCTAACAATATAAACCAGCTaacagaagaagaagtagaagtagaagaagaagaaggagaagaaataaaagaaggctCAGGATTTGGGGGAAGAggaatacgataaaaaaaataaaataaaaaaaagagctcaGGTTCTGGAGAAGGAGAAGACGAGAGGAAAGAATCCTATCGAGTCACCACGAATTTCCTCTGAGCAGGATAAGTCTAGTCTCAATTGAATGGACATTGAGGACCTGTCATCAAGAAGAGATTGGTGGTTAGGAAAAATGATTAATTCTTCTGTTGACGGGAGATTGTTTTCTCTTGCTTTGCTGTTTATATTTCggtttttttgtgtaaataattatattacaCTCACCCACCCACAACCACACAaacgcgcgtgcgcacacacgcatatatatatatgtgtgtgtgtttgcgtgcatgTGTACGTGTATGATGAATGTATGTCTGTGTGCACATGCCGCGTGTGAACGCTTCACTCCAAATCTGCTATATCTAGtagaggctttaaaaaaaaaaatttgtttttgtttttgttttaggaaTTACTAGAAGTATAGCCAGGTACTATTTATGAAAACGAAAAGATAGTAAACGCTCTTTTGCAGACTTTTCTTTATGAGAAACCAAAGTTAAAATTACGACTAATTCTTATCTTCTCTTTTGTATTTCAGCTGTGCCTTTTGGCGGCAGAGGTGAGGCCAGAATTGGCTTCATCTGAAAAATCTGCTGAAGCAGATATAAAGGAAGACAAAGTGGTAACTGCTGAATCGGAGGAAGGCAGAACCAAAAGGCAAAACTTCGGGAATTTTGGCGGCCAACCTTCTCAGCAATTCTCCTTCAACAGAGGACCTTTCACCATAAACCGAGGGTCTCAGTTTATCTCCAGAGGGCAGCCGGCATTTGGAGGGCAGAATTTCCAGCGTCAGCCACCAAGACTGATTACCAGCCCCGCCCCCTTTCAGAGGCAAAATACTCCTTTACTCTTGAACAATGATCCTCTGGGTCTTTTTCAAAGAAATTCACGATTCCAGTCAAACCAAAGGTCCCCACAGACTTTGTCCACTCCACAGCAGATAATAGACTTCCAAAGGCAGCAACAAAGACAAGCTCTAGCAGGTATCAGGGGTAACAATCAAGGATTTGGCTTCTCTCGGCCTAATTTTAGCTCACAGAGTTTCTCAGCGTCCCCAAATCCAGCTTTTCAGCAGAGAACCCGTCAACAGTTCCGTCCTTCAGTACAATTATCCCCACAGCAACCACAGGGTAATGTATTCCAACCAACTCAGTTGCGTCAGTTTAATCCTCAACCATTCCAGTCACAAGGAATTAATTCTATTCAGCAGCCTCAGGCTCTACAACAGCAACAGTTTCTTCAGCAACAACAACTGCAACAGCAACAGCTGCAAagacaacagcagcaacagctgtTACAGCAATTACTGCAAAGGCAAGAGGCTCTTAATCAACAGCGTCAACAACAGTTATTGCAACAACAGCTGCAACAAGACCAGTTAAGGCAGCAATTATTGCAGCAGCAAGCACTTCAGAGACAGCCATCAGCACCAAGAACAAGACAGCAACCTACCACTCAAGGGTCCTTTGGCTCACCAGTACCAACAAGTCAACCAGCCTCGTTTGGAGTACCTTCACAGTCTGCACGTCCACCTGTAGGACCTGCAACATTTGGAAGGCCTACAGCCAATGTCCAGCAATCTTTTAGTTCGCAACCGGTCTCCTTCAACAGCCAGTCTTCCGTTGGTGTTCCACTGCAGTCTATTCCCACCCAACCGCCACAACCAGCACCCATTGTAAGACCGACGAGTGCTCCTGCATCGTTCGGAGTGCAACAAAGACCTAACGCAGGAGTTCTTTTGTCACAAACAAGACCTCAAAACTCTGCGCCTCAGGTAAGCAATGGAAGTTTCCAAGTTTATCACGAAAGTGTAAAGAGCAGCTTGTTAGTTCTGAATGAATACCGTTGAGGGCACGATCTTAATCTTTCATTAATTGTCCTATGCTAAAGTAACTGGTGCCCAAGTGCAGTTATAATGATGCTACTTTCAGTCTACTAGATAAATAAAAGCGTATCTGTAACGAAACAAATGACCCTGAAAGCTACATTGAATCTGGAAGAGATGCAAAAGATAACTGAGTAACTATAAACCTTCAAGGCATTTCCAAGACTTTCTCGGTCTTACAAGTTTTATGAAGGAAACAGAATTATCTGAAGAAGTAACCAAAGATGATCTGATTATCCACTAAAAACAATTAATTACGTCATCGACGTTtcgtacatatttatgtatgtttccaATAGGGAAACAAGGCGTATTCTTACATTACTTCAATTTGAACATGTACCGACTCAATGTTACTTAGCACTTAAAAATTATACCATTATATGGAGTGCTGAAGCTTCCTAGTGTAACATCTCGGGTTAGGTTAGCCATCTAGACAACGTTAACTACATTGAATAACCTCGCGCAATCAACAGCGCTTCCAAATATATCTTAAATTAATGAACAATCTTTTCCCCAGAAGGAACAGAGTTATCATAGTTACTATCGTGTGCAAGAATGGAAGGTGCATTTGATATTACCACGCAATTTTCATGGAAAACACCCCATAAAGAATGAATCTATTCTGCTATCGGAGAAGGGACAGTTATGCACTCTTTTCCTTAGTATTAACATACTTTACTATTTTAACGTAACACTGGAAGCTTCTTACATGAACACCTTTTCCGCaagtattattatcactattgaTCCATTGATCTTTTTGCAGTTCCAGGCTCAAAACTTGGCAGTGTCACAGTTCGGCCCACAGCGAGGTGGCCTGGCATTCATCGCAGACGATGATTTCACGATAGAAGACTTCCGCGACGACAGAACCGATGAGATTCTGGATTCCAGGGAGCTGTTCCTGGGCGGGGGACGGCGACAATTAGGCCTAGGTGCTAACACCGCAAGCTTTTCGCAATCCTTCTCGCAGAATCGAGGCCGGGGTGGCTTCGGCAGGACCCGATCCGGTTTCCAAATACGGCCGGACATTACGCGAGAGGACCTTACTCTAGAAGTCAATTCTAGAGAGTTTTTCGGCGTGAGGAACCCCATCACCACGGGGGGATTTCAGCCTAGTTTTGGCGCGCGCATTCCGAGAGTGACTCAGGAAATCACTCTCGAAGACCTGACGCAAGAAAACTTTACACGAGAAGATTTTTTCACCATAGAAGATTTCGATGATTAATTTACACTAAGCATATGCCAGtagataattaaaattatattttatgtatttgtatttatgagCTTATTGTGATATAacgaataaaaatgtaataaacttTTCTGCTTTTCATTTAGCGGTCTCAGATACTGAGTGGAAATATTCAACAAGGCCACACACGCAAACTACTACAAGCAACATGAATGTGAAATAGACTCCAACAGATGCATTAAAAGGAACAGAAGGAATTATGCAACAACAATCTGGCAGAATTAACGTCAAATTAACCGTTAAATCCAtccttttatgtttctctcttGACTTTGTTACTGAATAAAACACATTTTAGATAATTATTTAGATAAATCGATGC of Macrobrachium nipponense isolate FS-2020 chromosome 11, ASM1510439v2, whole genome shotgun sequence contains these proteins:
- the LOC135222727 gene encoding putative mediator of RNA polymerase II transcription subunit 26, producing MVCATRLVVLLCLLAAEVRPELASSEKSAEADIKEDKVVTAESEEGRTKRQNFGNFGGQPSQQFSFNRGPFTINRGSQFISRGQPAFGGQNFQRQPPRLITSPAPFQRQNTPLLLNNDPLGLFQRNSRFQSNQRSPQTLSTPQQIIDFQRQQQRQALAGIRGNNQGFGFSRPNFSSQSFSASPNPAFQQRTRQQFRPSVQLSPQQPQGNVFQPTQLRQFNPQPFQSQGINSIQQPQALQQQQFLQQQQLQQQQLQRQQQQQLLQQLLQRQEALNQQRQQQLLQQQLQQDQLRQQLLQQQALQRQPSAPRTRQQPTTQGSFGSPVPTSQPASFGVPSQSARPPVGPATFGRPTANVQQSFSSQPVSFNSQSSVGVPLQSIPTQPPQPAPIVRPTSAPASFGVQQRPNAGVLLSQTRPQNSAPQFQAQNLAVSQFGPQRGGLAFIADDDFTIEDFRDDRTDEILDSRELFLGGGRRQLGLGANTASFSQSFSQNRGRGGFGRTRSGFQIRPDITREDLTLEVNSREFFGVRNPITTGGFQPSFGARIPRVTQEITLEDLTQENFTREDFFTIEDFDD